A window from Sporichthyaceae bacterium encodes these proteins:
- a CDS encoding DUF3817 domain-containing protein: MSSPPEPLDISRPLRRYRIAAYVVGTLLVLACVSWALHGAGKPSFQWIWIAHGWFYIIYLGLAFDLFRRVRWPLPRLAEMLVAGLLPGLTFVIERDINRYARSHAPASAR; the protein is encoded by the coding sequence GTGAGTTCACCTCCCGAACCGCTCGACATCTCCCGCCCCTTGCGGCGTTACCGGATCGCCGCATACGTGGTCGGCACGCTGCTCGTGCTGGCCTGTGTCTCCTGGGCGCTGCACGGGGCCGGCAAGCCCAGCTTCCAGTGGATCTGGATCGCGCACGGCTGGTTCTACATCATCTACCTCGGCCTGGCCTTCGACCTGTTCCGCCGGGTGCGCTGGCCGCTGCCTCGGCTGGCCGAGATGCTCGTCGCCGGTCTGCTGCCGGGCCTGACGTTCGTGATCGAGCGCGACATCAACCGGTACGCCCGCTCGCACGCACCCGCGTCGGCGCGCTGA
- a CDS encoding lysophospholipid acyltransferase family protein produces MERVYTPVIAFARVAFRALDTHIKVVGGEHVPRSGPVVLASNHVSYLDFIFAGWGARPSGRLVRFMAKEEVFNHRISGPLMRGMKHIPVDRDAGSNSYREALARLKAGEVVGVFPEATISRSFTVKEIKSGAIRMASATKAPLVPMAVWGGQRMWTKDRPKELTKRHVPILVYIGEPLHPQRGEDANAAAEELRRRMQDLLDRAQRDYPDSPSGPDDSWWQPAHLGGSAPEPAEALRLDGPVG; encoded by the coding sequence ATGGAGCGCGTCTACACGCCGGTGATCGCCTTCGCGCGCGTCGCTTTCCGGGCCCTCGACACGCACATCAAGGTCGTGGGCGGGGAGCACGTCCCCCGCTCCGGGCCGGTGGTGCTGGCCAGCAACCACGTCAGCTACCTCGACTTCATCTTCGCCGGCTGGGGCGCCCGCCCGTCGGGCCGCCTCGTGCGCTTCATGGCCAAGGAGGAAGTGTTCAACCACCGCATCAGCGGGCCGTTGATGCGTGGGATGAAGCACATCCCGGTCGACCGCGACGCCGGGTCGAACTCATACCGCGAGGCGCTGGCCCGGCTGAAGGCCGGCGAGGTGGTCGGGGTGTTCCCGGAGGCCACGATCAGCCGGTCGTTCACGGTCAAGGAGATCAAGAGCGGCGCGATCCGGATGGCTTCAGCGACCAAGGCCCCGCTGGTCCCGATGGCGGTCTGGGGCGGGCAGCGCATGTGGACCAAGGATCGGCCGAAGGAACTGACGAAGCGGCACGTGCCGATCCTCGTCTACATCGGTGAGCCGCTGCACCCGCAGCGGGGTGAGGACGCCAATGCCGCGGCCGAGGAACTGCGCCGCCGCATGCAGGATCTGCTCGACCGCGCGCAGCGTGACTACCCGGACAGCCCGTCCGGCCCGGACGACTCCTGGTGGCAGCCCGCGCACCTCGGCGGCAGTGCGCCGGAGCCGGCCGAGGCTCTGCGACTCGACGGCCCGGTGGGCTGA